atcgtttcattttctctagctatatggaattttttgtgcatcattaaacgccgttgaaataatttctatgttcattttggtgttcattcagtttcttgtcagattctagagagatgactttttttttatttaaaaaagaagttgcccagctggctgcgaatttctttttcccaaacaggtttacatacggcagtaaaattttggctcatgtttggctttagtaattgagttttagtaaccaaaacttacatcattacattagaaatcaatagttgtaattagaaaggaacacaaacttctaaataacgtagcaaaactgatgttatcattcaaaaagtgctgttaaaacgtaagaggcgctcacttaaaactcattaatttaagccattttgaatagtattttggaattttgtgttcctctctaattataactattgactttcaatgtaatgatgtaggttttgattactaaaactcgattactaaagccaatcatgagccaaaattttactgccgtgtataaacctgtttgggaaaaaaaattCGCTGCTCGGTtctcatatagattgtttttagtttgctttttacattctacaattgtttttgtctctctatatttatagaaatgaatatgcgcaaatctcgccaatatataatttaaatatgtatacatatttaaattattattattattaatattaaatttctgtaaatgagacaccccaattactcactttgctttctttacgaacccgtgttagttttgcgtataggtaacacaactcgaggtcataaacccaggccgagttgtacaattcggcaactcgagttggacaacacggcaactcgagttgtacaactcgagttgtgaacgcgcaagacgaggcactgtaaggcgccataacaaagcgttgacgttcgTCATGAAGAATGTGGCAATTTAAGtgggacacaatgctgagccgtgatgcattggattgcccagtctagtatagttaataggtctatgttcgCTACAGTGATTAATCACTATCAAAACATGATTGCCGAAAACTGCTAATGCGCAGTGACATGCGCGCGCAGAAGGGTGCGGCTCACCGGTAACTTCCTAGTCCACTCGCAATTACGTTTGGTCGCAATTATTTAACTTTTGGAGATTTTTATGGTGAGTTTTATGTTTCATTGTGTGCTAAGCTGAGAAATTTCATTATATACAACTAATAGAGCTTGTTTACGCAATGGAACGTGCACTAAACTCACTTTGTCATATATTCACCTAATGTTTAATCAGTGTTAACGTGGACCGACCATTTACGATCGATTTGGCTTGCTGACAGATTTGGCAAACGCCCGTGCATGAATCAAACTGCGATATCGAAAATATATGGTTCATTGGAGACTTCTCATTTGATATATTAAGGGCATTTcaattgaactaattattattattaggtagAGCTGATTGTGTCTGAACCAATGACTAGCTTTAGTGAGAACTGCCTGAAGTTATCTTTATTTGCTCGATTGCATAATGTAATACACGATACTCCCGATGAATTGCCTCAGAGCATATAAGTGTGGTTAATATCTTGGCAGACTATTGTGGACTACAAAAGGTTTGCAAGGTGTGATATGAAGCCTGATTAGATTTTTATCGCAGTAGGCCTACTCTTTGTTATGACTATTTATTACAGCGCTGTATACTAGTAGTTGAGATAGACTTGAAGGCAATTTAAGCAATGAGAATATTCAGTATAAACCATGTTATGATTACATTCCTACCAGTCagctaacaatataataaacttATTCTAAGCATAGTTGTCATTAACAGTAAACTTTGCTTCACTAATAAACCACCGCCTCTGCTTTAGGTGTATAGTACAGTATTATGTGGAAAAGTGTGAGACATTTTTGAGGCAGTTTTTGAAGACTTGTGATTTTTGTGCTATTCACTTTGTCTTGTCGCGGGGTAAACCAATCATCATCTTCTTAACTGCAGGAAAACAAGTCATAACAGAGCTCCACTTTTTTGCAAGTAATAATCTCATTTTACctttttgctttaaaaaaatgcttttcatGATGCATTGTAAGTAATAAGTGGCAGTGAATAATGTTCCTCACATTTAGGCAATGGCTAGTCAGTACAGCAGCCATACCGTTATcactttatatgtatatgtaacgGTTAGTATGTTACTCTGTAGGTTCAATATAAATCTTTAAACTTTATTGTTATcatatatttttgtcatttcataGAAGCAATGGCTTCTGCACATCATGATATAGAGTGTGAATTCTGTGGCCAGAGGAATGAGAAAATTGTTGATCCAAAACAGCTTCCTTGCGGCCACATTCACTGTATGCCGTGCCTCACATCACACTATGAAAAGAACAAGATTTGCTGGTGCGGCCTTCAAAGCTGTGGGTAAGTAATATTCCACAGTCTTGTGATGCTTGCattgtaaataattaatatggCTTGTAATAAGTTGGTAAGAATCATTCATCCATTGGGTCCTGCTATTGTTTTAGAAGGCCATTCTTATTAAAGTTGTCTCTcagatattttaatattagGTGACGAGAACATTAATTCTACGTGATCACACACCTTCATAGTTGGCCAATAAAATGATGTTTCTACATTTCTTGAAATACTTTATGTACATTTGATTCATTGGAATGAGTAGTCATCATCGGACGAACTGCAATTTCCACAACGATACTTGTCTAAAATCAGCTTTATTTGGTACTCATTTAAGGTGACTAACATATCCATCATTAATGATAGGggaattatgaaaaaaaattaaatgtacaTATTATTAGATTTTGTTATGTATAAACCATGATTTTTAGGAAGGTGTATAAAATGTCACCCGAATCATTGGCTGACCTGGATGTTGATGCTGCGAAGTTGTGCGATGCTTGCGTAAAGAAGGGACAACGCAACCGTCTCGCCTTATCTTACTGTGCAGCTTGTTCTAAAAAGTTCTGTGAAGAGCACCTGGAGGTAAGTCAGACATATAGTTGATTTTGGTGCTGTTGCAATTCCTTGCTTCAGAATTCAGCTTGTCACATGCAGGTTTATTTTACATGGCAGCATGGTTACTGCCGTTTACCTCTGTTACTcttcagatataaatataatagtcagtTGTTTACTTGTATCAACCAGCTGCAGTGcatttctttttaaatatttacttagCTTATATAAAGCATTAAGGTAATGGAGGGTGGGTGCCGCTTCTAGAATATAGATGTTTATCATTTAGCACTAGAGCTTCAGAGCTCAGGCTAAGCAATCTGAATTGAGTAGGCCTCAAACCCTTGATTTCGATAGGAAACAATCTGAGGCATATCAGACTACCAGAGGTTTACTATCAAAATAACCTTTTCTCATCTTCCTGTCCCTTTTGTAAATCACAGTGACTCTTGTCTGAGATTACCTTGATCAGTTGTAGAGCAGGTGATTCACTAGTAAGTGCATGCTCTAGCATTCTATGCAACTTCAAGTATAATATGTAGTCggtattttatattaaaagcaGAACTTGTTCAGAATGCATCAAACATGTGAAAGTCAGTTCAAAACTGTTACTAGAATCATTCTTATTGACTTCTGTCTTCTGTTGAGAACAGTCATATTCTATATGATCTTCACTCTCTGTATCAGTTGGGTCAGGCTATTACTTGTAATGCTACTTTTCATCTAGTCAACCTGCTGAGTCTCAAATTGCAATGTTTTGCTGTACAATATTGCAGCTCTGGGTTTTGAGGCTGATAGTAACACTATAATAGCTTTTAAGAATGCATCACTATACATGCTCATATCCGCTCTCAACTGACCATACCTGACTTGGTTGTTATCTCATGTGGGGCCCAACTTCTACCTTTATAAATGTAGAAAGTCTAAAAGCCCCCTTAACATCAACATATGGTAATCTACCATACCGCAAGCTTGGCAGCATTCTCTTGAATCTTTTTACTCGCTTCACCAGTTACTATGACAGCAATTCTACTTGACCCTTGTTGTCTTTCTTTTAGCAACATGATGTTCTGCTAGATAATCATCATACAGTCTCCATGACTCAATATATGTCAGGGGAGAGCCAACATCTGCCAGATATCTGTACAAAACATGAGAATCAACCACTAGTTTTGGGATGTAAAGTCTGCCATACTATCAGTTgtgtgaaatgtgtagcagatTCATCTAAATGTGAGAAAGGTAAGTCTATTGAGTAAACACTGTACTTACATTAGATAGCAGGATGATATTTACACAGTGAAGTAGACTGGGAAAATCTGGAAAGATTTAGTAGGAAAATTCATAAGCAATTGTTTACTGTCAAGGTAATCTTGCACAGGTGGACCACATGACTTCCAGTTGCTGGAAGATCTGGCAGCCTCCCTGTTGGATACCGTACTAACAGAAGAGAGTACAACCAAGGATGAGGAATACGAAAAACTATTCAAGGAAGTATCCCAAGTACAGGCAGACTTTGATGATGAAACACAAGCCATGCTTCTACTAATCCATAATACAAGAGACAGTCAGGTTTGAAATTATTGTACTGTTGAAATACCTCGGCTGCCTTCTTTCTTTCGTTATACCCAACTAGTTGATGTGACATACTGGCATTCCAGTAATATGAGAAAgaggctacaatttgatgtaatATGAGAAGAGGCTACAACTTACTCCAGCTAATGTTCTTCCTAACTTTATATCCAAATAGTTTCTATGATATTCAAGCATTAGTTTTAGCGAGAGAAAGAGACTACAACTCCTGAATGTTAGCTTTTCTATTATTTCCATTTACTCTTCTATTTCCTGTTACAGTTGAATGAGATTAAACTTAAATATGACACACTGGAGAAACATGTGATGGAAAACCGACAGCAGTCACAGACTAAAATTGCTGACTTCATAGAAGACGAGCTGCTTAAGCAGTGGAATAGCCTAAGAACCAATAAGGAGTTGCTAGAAACTGGGACCAAGAGCCATCCCCCGGTAAGCTTTTAGCCAGGGTTGCTACTCAGTAGTTCATTAATGTTCAGGATTTCTTGTATGTGAGTTTGTGAGGGTATTGTGGATATATGGGTATGCCCGTGTGTGCTTGTgtggtgtatatattttggtatacctgtGTGTAGTAGTGCTTttgcagtgtatatatatatatatatatatatatatatatatattctggtatacatgtgtgtactagtgcttgtgtagtgtatatattttggtatacctaTGTGTACTGGTGATTATCTAGTGTATATTTTTAGTACACTTTTGTGGAGCAGCACTTGTGCGCTATATATACTTTTGTGTACCTGTGTGTGCTAGTGtttatgtagtgtatatatttcgGCATACTTGTGTACTAGTGGTCGTGtggtgtatatattttagtattcatGTGTACCAGTACTTATGTAgcgtatatattttggtatacatgTGCATACTAGTGctggtgtagtgtatatattttgaaatacaTGTGTGTACTAGTACTGGTGCAGTCtatatattatggtatatatgtatgtactagtgctggtgtagtatatatatatatatcttggtATACCTGTGTGTTCTAGTGCTGGtgcagtgtatatattttggtatacctgtGCGTTCTAGTGCTAGcgcagtgtatatattttggtatagcTCTGTGTACTAGTGttggtgtagtgtatatattttggtatacctgtGTGTTTTAGTGCTGGcacttgtgtagtgtatatgttCGGATATACCTGTGTGTACTTGCAAGACTGAACTCATCAACT
The sequence above is drawn from the Watersipora subatra chromosome 5, tzWatSuba1.1, whole genome shotgun sequence genome and encodes:
- the LOC137397206 gene encoding transcription intermediary factor 1-beta-like, with the protein product MASAHHDIECEFCGQRNEKIVDPKQLPCGHIHCMPCLTSHYEKNKICWCGLQSCGKVYKMSPESLADLDVDAAKLCDACVKKGQRNRLALSYCAACSKKFCEEHLEQHDVLLDNHHTVSMTQYMSGESQHLPDICTKHENQPLVLGCKVCHTISCVKCVADSSKCEKGGPHDFQLLEDLAASLLDTVLTEESTTKDEEYEKLFKEVSQVQADFDDETQAMLLLIHNTRDSQLNEIKLKYDTLEKHVMENRQQSQTKIADFIEDELLKQWNSLRTNKELLETGTKSHPPAAIVRGFKELKAELDRIAKEYLPKLKLTDQLQLKQTGMNNYKWICFLPS